In Blastococcus saxobsidens DD2, the genomic stretch CTGAGAGGTGACCTCCGGGTGCACGCGCACGGTGACCGTGTGCTGGCCGGTGGTCTTGATGCTGCTGGGCAGCTCGATCCGGCGACGGTCGAGCTCCGGGCCACCGGCCGCGGTGACCGCAGCAGCGACGTCGGCGGTGGTGACGCGGCCGAACAGGCGACCACCGTCACCGGCGCGCGCCGGCACCTGGACGGTCAGGCCGGTGAGGCGGCCGGCCAGGGCCTGCGCCTCCTCGTGGGAGGCCACCTCGCGGGCGGCACGCGCCCGGCGCAGGGACTCGACCTGCTTCTCGGCACCCCGGGTGGCCTGGATGGCCAGCCCGCGGGGCAGGAGGTAGTTGCGGCCGTAGCCGCCCTTGACCTCGACGGTGTCGCCGGAGGACCCGAGACCGGTGACCTCCTGCGTGAGGATCAGCTTCATGGTGCTCATGATCAGCGCGCCGTCGAGGTGTAGGGCAGCAGCGCCATCTCACGGCTGTTCTTGACGGCCGTGGCGACGTCACGCTGGTGCTGGCTGCAGTTGCCGCTGACGCGGCGGGCACGGATCTTGCCGCGGTCGGAGATGAACTTCCGCAGCAGGGTCGTGTCCTTGTAGTCGACGTAGGTCGCCTTGTCCTTGCAGAACTGGCAGACCTTCTTCTTGGGCTTGCGAACAGGGGGCTTGGGCACCTGGTTCTCCAGAGAGATTCAGTGAAAGAGGAAGTGGGGGATCAGAACGGCGGTTCGTCGGACGGACCGGCGGGCGTCGACCACGGGTCGCTCGCCCCGCCGCCGCCACCACCGAAGCCGCCACCGCCACCGCCGCCGCCTCCGCCGAAGCCGCCGCCGCCCTCGCCGCGCGAGGCCTTGGTGACCTTCGCGGTCGCGTAGCGGAGCGACGGGCCGATCTCGTCGACCTCGAGCTCGATGACGGTGCGCTTCTCGCCTTCCTTCGTGTCGAAGGAACGCTGCTTCAGCCGGCCGCTGACGATGACCCGCGAGCCGCGGGTCAGCGACTCGGCCACGTTCTCCGCGGCCTGCCGCCAGACGTTGCAGCGGAGGAAC encodes the following:
- the rpsR gene encoding 30S ribosomal protein S18; translated protein: MPKPPVRKPKKKVCQFCKDKATYVDYKDTTLLRKFISDRGKIRARRVSGNCSQHQRDVATAVKNSREMALLPYTSTAR
- a CDS encoding single-stranded DNA-binding protein; amino-acid sequence: MAGETVITVIGNLTADPELRFTPSGAAVANFTVASTPRTFDRQSQEWKDGEALFLRCNVWRQAAENVAESLTRGSRVIVSGRLKQRSFDTKEGEKRTVIELEVDEIGPSLRYATAKVTKASRGEGGGGFGGGGGGGGGGFGGGGGGASDPWSTPAGPSDEPPF
- the rplI gene encoding 50S ribosomal protein L9, with product MKLILTQEVTGLGSSGDTVEVKGGYGRNYLLPRGLAIQATRGAEKQVESLRRARAAREVASHEEAQALAGRLTGLTVQVPARAGDGGRLFGRVTTADVAAAVTAAGGPELDRRRIELPSSIKTTGQHTVTVRVHPEVTSQLTIDVVAG